The DNA segment GGACGAACGCCCGCACGGCGTTGCGGAAAATGAACCCCGCATGGCCGAAGAACGCCCGGTCGAACCGCGCCGCGTCCCCCGCCGCCGCGGCCGCCATCTCCTCGCGCACATACGGGTGGCAGCGGATCGCGCCCTGGCCGTAGATGATCATCGAGCGCGTGAGGATGTTGGCCCCCTCGACCGTGATCCCGATCGGGACCGCCATGTAGGCCGGGGCGAGCATGTTCCGCGGGCCCCGGCAGATCCCCGCCCCGCCGCGGATGTCCATCGCGTCGTTGACCACCTGGCGCATGGCCTCCGTCAGATAGGCCTTCGCCACGGCCGACAGAACGGCGGGGCGTTCGCCCGCGTCCACCGCCCCGGCGGTCAGAATCCGCGCGGCGTTCATGAGGTACGTCAGGCCCCCGATCCGCGCCAGCGCTTCCTCGACCCCCTCGAAGCGCCCGATCGGCGTGTCGAACTGCCGGCGGACCGCGGCGTACGCGCCCGCCGCCCGCGCCGCCAGCTCCGCCGAAGCCACCGAAAGCGCCGGCAGCGAGATCGAACGCCCCGCCGCCAGACACTCCATGAGCATCCGCCAGCCCTGACCCGCCATCTTCGGGCCGCCGATGATGAAATCGAGCGGCACGAAGACGTCCGTCCCCGAGGTCGGCCCGTTCTGGAACGGAATCCCGAGCGGATCGTGACGCCGGCCGAGGTCGATCCCCGGCAGGCTCGAGGGCACCAGCGCGCACGTGATGCCGTAGTCCTCCCGTTCCCCGAGCAGCCGCTCGGGATCGCGCAACCGGAAGGCCAGACCGATGACCGTCGAGACGGGTCCGAGCGTGATGTAGCGCTTCCGCCACGTCAGCCGCATCCCCAGAACCTCGCGGCCCTCCCACGAGCCGCGGCAGACGACTCCCTCGCTCCGGAGCGAAGCGGCGTCGCTTCCCGCGCCCGGCTCCGTCAGCGCGAAGCAGGGAATCTCCTCCCCCCGGGCCAGCCGCGGCAGAAAGCGGCGCTTCTGCTCCTCGGTCCCGTAGTGCAACAGGAGCTCCGCGGGACCCAGGGAATTCGGAACCATCACCGTCACCGCCGCGGTGACGCTCCGGGAAGCGATCCGGACGATGACCTCGGAATGCGCCCGGGCCGAAAACCCGAGACCGCCGTACTCGGGCGGGATGATCATTCCGAAGAAACGATGCCGGCGGAGGAAATCCCAGAGTTCGGGCGGCAGGTCGCCCCGCCGGGCGATGTCCCAGTCGTCCAGCCGCTCGCACAGCTCCCGCACGGGGCCTTCGAGAAACGCCCTCTCCGCCTCCGAGAGCCCCCGCACGGGGAAGTCGAGAAGCTTCTTCCAGCGAGGAGCGCCCGAGAAGAGTTCCCCGTCCCACCACACGGTGCCCGCCTCGAGCGCCACCCGCTCGGTCTCGCTCATCCGAGGCAGCGCGCGGCCCAGGCGCCGCAGGAGCCACGGGGAGATCAGACGCCTCCGGATCGGGCGGACGCCGAAGACAAGCGCGTAAAGGCCCAGCGCCCCCGCCGCCGCGGCGAACGCGACGGCCGGACGGGGTCCCGCCCACGCGACCCAGCCGCCCAGCGACACGGCCCCCGCCGCGAGAAATCCCCAGAAGGCCAGACCGCGATACGTCAGAACGAAAAAGGCCAGGAGCGCGGCGGCGGCGACGGCCGGAAGCGTCATCAACGGTCGATTCTAGCGCCGAAGGCCCCTCGGAGGGAAGCCCGGTTCCGGGCGCGGGCGGAATCTCCCGCCGCCGGTCTCGAAGTTCCGCGGGCGTCGCGATGAAGCCCGTTTTCGGAAATCGCCTCGATTACGCGGTCCCGTCGGTGAGGCGCTTGCCGGTCCGGGCCAGGTCCTCCAGAAGCGCCGCGGGCGCGAAACGCCCGCCGTGTCGCCGGCGCAGCTCCTCAAGATCCGCCCGCACCGCCGCCGCCCCGCGCCCGTCGAGGTACCGGAAGGGCCCTCCCCGGAAGGGCGGAAAGCCCAGCCCCAGGATCGCCCCCGCGTCCCCGTCCCGCGCCGACCGGAGGATCCCTTCCTCAAGACACCGCACCGCCTCGTTCACCATCGGAAGCACGCACCGAAGCGCGATCGCCGCCGCGTCATGTCCCTTCGTCGGACGGACCCCGAGGACGTCGTAAACCGTCGGATCGACCTTCCGCCCGCCCTTGCCCCGGCCGCCTTCTCCGTACCGGTAAAAGCCCCGCCCGTTCTTGCGGCCCGCCCGGCCGTCCGCGAAAATCTTCTCGAGCGCCGGCGCCGGAGCCATCCGGTCTCCGAAGGCCTCGTGAAGCACCTTCGCGATCTTGTGCCCCGTGTCGATGCCCACCTCGTCGAGGAGCTTCAGCGGCCCCACGGGGAACCCGAACCTGAGGAGCGCCTCGTCGATCTCCTCCACGGGCACCCCTTCGGCCAGAAGGTGCCCCGCCTCGTTGACGTACGGTCCCAGAATCCGCGTCGTATAAAAGCCGGGACCGTCCCGCACCACGATCACCGTCTTGCCCTGCGCCTTTCCCAGGGCCACGCAGGTCGCCGTCACCCACGGCTCGGTCCGAGGCCCGACCACGACCTCGAGCAGAGGCACCTTGTCCACCGGCGAGAAGTAGTGCATCCCCACCACCCGTCCCGGCCGGCGCGCCCCCTCCGCGATCCGATCGACCGGGATCGAGGAAGTGTTCGTGGCGAAAATCGCCTCCTCCCCGGCGGCCTCTTCCACCTCCCGCAGCACCCGGCGCTTCACCTCGAGATCCTCGACCACCGCTTCGATCACGACGTCCGCGCGGCGGAATCCCGAATAGTCCGTCGTGGGCCGCACGAGCATCATCCGTCGCTCCAGCTCCGCCCGCCGCTCCCGCCGCCGCGCCGCGCGTTCCGAAAAAAGTCCCCGGAGGGACGCCAGGGCCTTCCGGAGCGGCTCGTGCCCCACGTCCTTCAGGCGCACGGGGAGCCCCGCCTCCGCCGCCGTCACGAAGGAGATTCCCGTGCCCATGAGCCCCGCGCCGAGCACGGCCACCTTGCGCACCTCGCGCGGGCGGACCGCCGGATCGTCCGTCCCGGGATCTTTCCGCAGTTCGTTGACCGCGAAGAAAAGCGCCATCAGGTTCCGCGCCTCGGGCGTGACCGCAAGCCTGCCGAACGCCGCCGCTTCCGCCGCGTATCCGCGCTCCGGGCCTCGCTCGATCCCCTCCCGGACCGCTTCGAGCGCCGCCGGCGGCGCCGGCAGATTTCCCCGCGTTTCCGCCAGAATCGCCTTCCGCGCCCGCCGGTACACGAGCGCCCGCCCCGCCGGATTCCCTTCCAGCAGCGCGCCGCCCACCCGGCGCAGAAAACCCCGGCGCCGCCCCCCCGGACGCTCCCCCGCCGCCCACCGCCGCGCATGCTCCAGCGCCGCCTCCAGCAGGATCGGCCGCGGAACGACCTCGTCCACGAGCCCGATCGCCAGCGCCTTGCGCGCCGGAATCTGCTTGCCCGTGAGAATGAGCTCCAGCGCCGCCGCGACGCCCACCCGACGGGGAAGCCGCTGCGTCCCTCCCGCCCCCGGAATGACCCCGAGCCGCACTTCCGGAAGCCCGAGACGCGTGGATTCCGCGTCGGAGGCGACCCGGCCGCGGCACGCCAGGACGAGCTCCAGTCCCCCGCCCACGCAGGCGCCGTGAATCGCCGCCACGACGGGCACGCGGCAGGACTCCAGGCGCGCCAGCGCCGCCTGCGCGCGGCGCGAAAGGGCCTCCGCCTCCGCCGCGCCGGAGAGCCGCTGGAACACCTTCACGTCCGCTCCGGCGATGAAGCCGTCGGCCTTCCCGGAGGCCAGAACCGCCGCGCGCACGCCCGGGTCGCGCTCCAGCTCCTCCAGCGCGCGCTCAAGATGCTCCTCGAATCCCGGCCGGAGAAGATTCACCTTTTCTCCGGGGACGTCGAACCAGAGGACCGCCGTCCCGTCCGCGCGGCGTTCCAGACGCAGGGGCGACGCTTCGCTCACGGGGCCTCCAGGACGATCGCCGCGCCCATCCCGCCGGCCGCGCAGGCCGCGCAAAGCGCGAACTTCCCGCCCCGCCGCCGGAGCTCGCGGAGCGTCTGCACGATCTGGCGCGCCCCGGTCGCCGCGAACGGGTGCCCGAGCGCGATCGAACCGCCGTTGACGTTGAGCCGATCCTCGTCCACGCGGCCCACCGGCTCCGAACGGCCCAGCTCCCGCCGCGCGAATTCCGCAGACTCGAAGGCGCGCAGCACCGAGAGGACAGCCGCCGAGAAGGCCTCGTGGAGATCGACGAGATCCATGTCCCCGAGCGCCAGCCCCGCGCGGTCCAGCGCCGCCGGAGCCGCATACGCCGGCCCCAGAAGCAGCGGCCCCGCCGGATCGAGCGCCGTGAACGCCCAGCTCCGCACGAATCCCAGGATCGGAAGCCCGAGCGCCCGGGCCTTTTCTTCCG comes from the Planctomycetota bacterium genome and includes:
- the fadJ gene encoding fatty acid oxidation complex subunit alpha FadJ; this translates as MSEASPLRLERRADGTAVLWFDVPGEKVNLLRPGFEEHLERALEELERDPGVRAAVLASGKADGFIAGADVKVFQRLSGAAEAEALSRRAQAALARLESCRVPVVAAIHGACVGGGLELVLACRGRVASDAESTRLGLPEVRLGVIPGAGGTQRLPRRVGVAAALELILTGKQIPARKALAIGLVDEVVPRPILLEAALEHARRWAAGERPGGRRRGFLRRVGGALLEGNPAGRALVYRRARKAILAETRGNLPAPPAALEAVREGIERGPERGYAAEAAAFGRLAVTPEARNLMALFFAVNELRKDPGTDDPAVRPREVRKVAVLGAGLMGTGISFVTAAEAGLPVRLKDVGHEPLRKALASLRGLFSERAARRRERRAELERRMMLVRPTTDYSGFRRADVVIEAVVEDLEVKRRVLREVEEAAGEEAIFATNTSSIPVDRIAEGARRPGRVVGMHYFSPVDKVPLLEVVVGPRTEPWVTATCVALGKAQGKTVIVVRDGPGFYTTRILGPYVNEAGHLLAEGVPVEEIDEALLRFGFPVGPLKLLDEVGIDTGHKIAKVLHEAFGDRMAPAPALEKIFADGRAGRKNGRGFYRYGEGGRGKGGRKVDPTVYDVLGVRPTKGHDAAAIALRCVLPMVNEAVRCLEEGILRSARDGDAGAILGLGFPPFRGGPFRYLDGRGAAAVRADLEELRRRHGGRFAPAALLEDLARTGKRLTDGTA
- a CDS encoding acyl-CoA dehydrogenase; this encodes MTLPAVAAAALLAFFVLTYRGLAFWGFLAAGAVSLGGWVAWAGPRPAVAFAAAAGALGLYALVFGVRPIRRRLISPWLLRRLGRALPRMSETERVALEAGTVWWDGELFSGAPRWKKLLDFPVRGLSEAERAFLEGPVRELCERLDDWDIARRGDLPPELWDFLRRHRFFGMIIPPEYGGLGFSARAHSEVIVRIASRSVTAAVTVMVPNSLGPAELLLHYGTEEQKRRFLPRLARGEEIPCFALTEPGAGSDAASLRSEGVVCRGSWEGREVLGMRLTWRKRYITLGPVSTVIGLAFRLRDPERLLGEREDYGITCALVPSSLPGIDLGRRHDPLGIPFQNGPTSGTDVFVPLDFIIGGPKMAGQGWRMLMECLAAGRSISLPALSVASAELAARAAGAYAAVRRQFDTPIGRFEGVEEALARIGGLTYLMNAARILTAGAVDAGERPAVLSAVAKAYLTEAMRQVVNDAMDIRGGAGICRGPRNMLAPAYMAVPIGITVEGANILTRSMIIYGQGAIRCHPYVREEMAAAAAGDAARFDRAFFGHAGFIFRNAVRAFVLGLTGGRIARTGAGGLGGRYLREFSRASAGFALLSDAAMAVLGGQLKRREKLSGRLADILAWLYLGSAAVKRFRDEGEPAGDRPFVRWACEHALWRIREAAIGLLDNFPSRPIAWALRALLFPCGARRRPPSDALGGEVARALVEDAEARRRLTREVFVPGASEPGLGTLEAAFERVRVAAEAERKIRDAVRAGALERAPEETLADRALRAGVISADERALVREAERAREAAIEVDAFDSAEFGTSVERPMEDVRPVRPEAR